In Numenius arquata chromosome 1, bNumArq3.hap1.1, whole genome shotgun sequence, the DNA window CCAGGGTAGTCTGTCCCCGTGTGACCCTTTATTTTGAGTAGAGGTTGACCACCACTGTTTTTGGTAGTCCTGTGTGGGACCTGAGTGGGCGCTGCTGTTCCTGACAAGGTCTGGTAGGCACTGGGCAGCGTCCTGCTCCAGAGTGGGGGGACAGCCAAAAGCTGCTGGGCAAGAGGCAGCTGGTCATCCCTCTCTGACTTCTGAGCCTGAGCTAAATTGGAAGCCCAGCTACCTACGTGTCTTCCCTTAAAAACAGTGGCCCGGCCACTGCTGAACTCACTGCCTTGCCAGAGACGTCATGTTTGAAAGCTCCAAGTGAGCCTCTGCTCCTCTGAAATGCTTgcatttagggaaaaaataaacgtTTCCTGCTGTAGTTGACATTTTCTCATTATCTATGCGTGTTTAATCCCTCTTCGTGTCCTGCTGAGCTTCTGCAAAAGCCATTTAGAAGCTTTATTCTGAGGAAACCCAAAAGTTAGCAGGCATTATTAGCACTTAGACCAGGGCACATGTTACTTTCAattattaagaaaggaaaatggcAACATATCTGCCCACTTCAACTGTGCAGTATTTGAGGTTGTAACTCTGGTTTACCCACTGAAATCACGCTTCTGTTTTCGGGTCTGCCTTGTCGCTGCTGCTTGTGTCGCTATTTACAAAGTGGCAACTCTTGCAGATGGTCGAAAACTCTTTGGTCATTTGCATTTTGGGTCGTTCCCTGGCTGATGTGTGCGACCTCGATGCAGAGCCAACATCCATTGTTCACTGCACTCAGCGGCATGACTGTAGCTTTGCCCCAGAAAAATTAAGTAGACTATTTCTTTAAATTGATATTTTGACTCTGTGTCTCAGGGGGACTCTAGACCTACTTACCTCTCTCTGCCTCGGGCCAGATTGCTTTTCCTGATCTATATGGCACGTAGTCTTGATCTCTTGGTGCTGTTTAGATAATTATACTCATTAACAGACCTAAAGGAGGTGTCAGATTAATTTTGATGGAACAACTAGGCTTTGTCACAGGAGTTACCACAGTCCTGTCACTGTGCAACATGAAGGAGTTACATGAGGGTTAATGGTGTGAACAGAGAGAACCTATAGCCAACCTGCTTATCATGGCAGAACGCAGGAGGAAGTTCATGCCATGGGTAGAAACAGGTACTCGCAAAGCAGAGGGCTGCAGTTCTGCTGATTTGGATCATAGACCTTGCCTaccttcttttcttcatgtgttcATTTCAGGCATGTGCTAGAAGAGCACCAGGCTGCAGGCTCCTGTAGCCCACGTTGCTTGGGTCCCAGGCTCTAGAGCAAACCTCGTTTGGATCTACGTAGAGCCACGAAACACTGCGCCAGTCAGTTTAAACAAACCGTCTTCTAGGACACAAAGAAGGTAATTTTTTGGCAATACCCTACACAACATATTTTGCAGTGGGAACAATAGGAGACGGGAAAAACTTTGAGATGATCACAAACTGCAATTTCTGACCCAAATCAGAGAGAAAATTCGAGTATAACTTCATGCaataaaaaacctgaaagattCATTTTGATGCTAAAATACTGGACGCTGTTCAAAATGACCTCTAGAAAAGAGATTAGTTGCTAGTAAGTCTCTATTGCTTTCTGGACACCTCCTCTAGATAGACTTAACATCCACTTCATGTTAACATCTCCAGGACTGTTCCATGGAGAGACGTGCAAGCCGGCTGGAAATCTTGAATCACAGACTGTTTTGTTTGTCAGATGCAggcaaaggatgaaaaatacagataatttaGAAACCACAGGCCTTGTCATGCCTAACCTATTCTCATATCTCTGCTGTACAGGAAGACACTTCAGATGGATGGTGATGGATTTGCTAAATGCAGTCACAGCCATGTTGACCTGTTGAAACATAATAGAAGCCATTGTTTTCCATATGTTCTTCATACATAGCATTTCTCCCAGGCAGTAGGGAAGACAGAGCATTTGCTTGACTCAGGAAGCTAAACCTGCCATGCGCAGGTGGGGTGAGGGCTGAGCATCCCAGAGGGATGAAGCCAATACCAGGGTGATTTAATTCCCTGATATGCTTACTCAAGCAGTCCAAGGAACCGATCTGCCTATGTTagtaaaaagtgttttttaactTTCAAAATTTTCCCTATTCgcctgaaaacaagaagaaatgtgatggtttaaagagaaaaatggccTCAGCGAGAGGAAGCTGGTTGTCTCTCTTGTCACCCTCCCCTTGGTGTTTTTTCAGGAAATACTAACCCTGTAACATATTGCCAAGCTTGGGTCCTTGGGACACCAAAGCTGTACCTATGCAAATGCTTCTTTTCCAACAGCGTCCCCTATCGCACTATGGGCTCCCACTGACCTCGGGACTATTTGGGGCAGCTATTCTCTTCTTCTGCTCCaagggggaaaaattaaagaCAGGGCCGTCAGATGAGGCACCTGTGTGCACTCCCACATGTTTGCTGAGTATTCCTGGAGAGGGGAGTTAGGGCAACCGGTGTTGTACTGGGGAAAGACTATTGAGAGAGTGAAACAGGGAAGAAATGCGATTGCAACAGAGGATGGGGTGCAGTCCTGTATGGACAGGGAGGCTGATTCCTCCACTATGCCTGGTCTGGGGGCTTGCatggctctgcagggctgcaggtcatggtgaggagctgcagctggggcATGTTATCTGGGTGGCTCCCTCCTATATGTGGCTGGAAAGGCAGAGACAGCTGAGACACCAAACTGGGAAAGCTCAAGGTGCTACTGATGCAATGTGGGTCCTTGCAAACTCTCCCTCCAACCCTCTCCGCAAATACCTCTGTGGGTAATTGCAGATGTTTGATTTGAGAAAGAAAGAACACCATTCCTACCAGCTCCAGATAAGCCAGAATTTGCTTTTGCTGATTAAACTGGTGACAAAAGCTAGTATTTTCCAGCTTTCACACAGTCAGAATGAAAGGAGACTTTGCTCCGGGAAGTGTGCATTTCTTATCAAGGCCACTGCCTACCCACTGGCCGTAGGCAGGGACCTGCGTGAAATAATACATAATGCaaaatttataatatatattttacaatttACATAAATTTACAAACATTTGCagtgtgtgtttatatatctGTATAGCATTTATATATCTGTATCAGGTATGCTGCAAAAGGTAAAACATCCAAATAATCTGAcccactgttggtttttttctgagccGCTGACTGAATGTCAGATACGTGACTCACAGCCTCTCCAGCAAAAAGATTGGGAGTAGTTTCTGCATCGGTGCAAGAGCCCCACAGGACGCAAAGAAGATGAAGATGGGAGGAACCTGGCTGGGTCTGCCATCTGGATGGCACTTGCTGGCTCTGGGACACGGACTCTTTTCAAACGAATGGAGATACATGGTATTTAAAAAGCCCCTGTTGCTGTTATTCTCTCTCTCATCTGGCATGGGCATAtatctgctgcttctccactcTCTGTCTTGTGAGAGCCCTGGTGGGTCTAAGTCATGGTCTGCAAGATGCTGAAAATGGGGAGGAGGTCTGAAGCATCAGCCAGGGTAACCTGGAATCATGGACATGATTGTGTGGATTTCTGAGGATATACTGGCTTGGGGGGCAGATTCAAGTAAGCACGGGTGTGAATTTGATTGCCAGCAGAACATCTTGTGGGAATGATACTAAGAGAAATGTGTGTGGGTGAATGCCCCAAAATAGGTAGCTTTCAATTAGAGATGACCTGGCTTTAAATTTCTGTGCAAGGAGATCTGTTTGGTATACAGCACTGAAAGGAactagatactattttttttaatgtactgttcCGTCTTGTTTCTTTCAGAAGGATTTCAGAAAATCCAGGCTGCTTATTTGCCTTGTGGGGCTCAGCTGTGTTAGCTTATGGGTTTTTTACAACAATTTGACTGAATTCTGTGTATTCTGTGAAAACAGCCAAGATTACATACTCCCCATAGAGACTTCCAGGAGAATCAGAGGAAACTTCTCGCAGCTCCCGGATATAAACTGTCAAGAGAACCCGCCTTTCCTCGTCCTGCTTGTGACATCCTCGTACGACCACATCAACGCCAGGATGGCCATCCGGCAAACATGGGGGCAGGAGAGAACAGTCGCTGGCAAGCGCCTGGTGACATTTTTCCTCCTCGGAGGCACCGTGAACCTCAGCCAGCAGGCTGATATTGCTGCTGAAAGTCAAAAGTACAAAGACATAATTCAAAAGAATTTTACAGACACATATTACAATTTGACTTTGAAGACCATGATGGGAATGGAATGGATTCACAGATTTTGTTACCAGTCCAGCTTTGTGATGAAAACCGACACAGATGTGTTTGTCAATGTTTTTTATCTCACTGAGCTGCTTCTAAGGAAAAACAGGACCACTAGATTCTTCACAGGCTTTTTAAAACTGCACGAGTACCCCATACGGAAAAGAGAGAGTAAGTGGTACGTGAGTAGAGAAGAATATCCGGGAAAGACCTACCCGCCGTTTTGTTCCGGGACTGGCTATGTTTTATCCACTGACGTTGCTAGTCAGATCTATAATGTTTCAGAGAGCGTTTTGTTCATTAAATTGGAGGATGTATTCGTAGGACTGTGCCTTGCCAAATTAAAAATTAGGCTGGAGGAGCTTCATTCAGAGCAGACgttttttccagaaaagattACATTCTCTGTTTCTCTATTTAAGAAAATTGTGATGTGCCATGAAGTAAAACCATCCGAGCAGCTCAGCTATTGGAATCACTTAGTGGCAGAATACCACGGAGGAGTGCTCTAGCACCTTCCCTGCTTGAATTAACAAACCGAAATGCTCCATATTTACAGGGCTGCTCTTGACTCCAGCAAAACTCCCGATTAACTCCATCAAGTTAAAGACTCTTTTAATGGTTATTTCAATCTCCATTCCTGCCCAACCCTCTTTCTCTCCCATTCACTCCCACCTCTTTGCATACCTTCTCTACACAAGTTACAAGCATTAATTTTTTCTGAAAGATGCAGGCCTGCAAACGTGTCCTCCAAATCTTGCTGCTACAGGACAGGGAATGCTTCTGCAGTGCCAAACTAAAAGTCAAAGTacttttcttcacagaagaaaatcTGCACCCTCTTCCTGGTTCCCCCTTGACAGGTTACTGCATTTGCACCCATCTGTGCCAGCATTTAAGAAAAGGTGTTTGTAGCTGTCAGGACATTTCCCTCCTGGCACAGGGAACTGCAGCTCTGACCTTGCAGCCAGCTCTGTGTGGGCAGAACTGCGACCTGGCACAGATCCCTCCTTCACTGGAgctggtcttgttcaatatattcatcaacgatctggatgaggggacagagtgtaccctcagcaaatctgctgacacaaaactgggaggggtggctgtgctgccattcagcgagacctggacaggctagaaagcTGGGCAGATTGGAACCTAACAAAGttgaacaagggcaagtgtagggtcctgcacctggggaggaacaactccacacaccagtacaggttaggggttgacctgctggagagcagctctgcagacagagacctgggagtcctggtggacaacaagttgaccatgagccagcagtgtgccctggtggccaaggtggccgaTGGTCTTCTGGGgtacattaaaaagagtgtggctggcaggtcgaggaaggtcatCCTCTGCTTCTATCTGCCCTgatgaggctgcatctggagcactgtgtccagttctgggccctcagtgcaagaaggacagggaactactggaaagagtccagcggagggctacaaagatgatcaagggactggagcacctctcttatgaggaaaggctgagagacctgggtctgtttagcttggagaagagaagactgagaggggatcttatcaatgcttataaatatctaaagggtgggtgtcaagaggatggggtcaggctcttctcagaggtgcccagcgacaggacaaggggcaacggacacaagctgcaacacaggatgttccatctgaacatgaggaaaagcttctttcctttgagggtgacagagcactggaacaggctgctcagagaggttgtggagtctcctgctctggagatacacaaaaccctcctggatgtgttcctgtccagcctgctctaggtgaacttgctttggcaggggggttggactagatgatctctgcaggtcccttccaacccctactgttctgtgattctgtggttcacCCTACACATATATTTTTGCAGAGATGGAAGAATTTGCCCATGCAGTGCTCTTGGGGCAGCCTCAGGTACTGCAGGTCACCTGATGAATATGTAAGGCTAGTGCATCTGTTTCCTTATACATGCCGCCTGACGAAAATACATGTGGTAGAGCCGGATCCATGCTCAGTGGAGAGTGTCCCAGTCCTTCTATTAAAATAGAGCCTGGAGACATCTTTTACACTTGTGTCTCACTTTGATTGCTTGAAAGCTACTGTAAATGGTTTGCAAGGCTAAACTAGAGTCACGTACAGTGAGCTAATCTGCTTTAGACATTTTTTCATGAGGAACTGGGTAAGGCAGAGAAGACAggaggatttttctcttttaaacaagACCTAGTGGGAAAATTTGCCAAGTTCAGGCTGGGAGACTCATTTCTTGTTTCATTACTAAGAAAAGACTTATGAAACCACTAGGATGTTTGTAGGTTTCAGAGATAAGGAAATGAGTCTTTACAGTAGATGgtgtgaaaaatacatttaggctatggggagggaggagggagttACTAAAATCATGCCTTATGCAATCAGAGAGTAGCAAAAGCGGGACATATACTGAATGTGGTAAAAGCATGGAGGAAAGACAGGGAAAGACATTTTATTACTATGgagctatttatttttattgttcctATCCTTTTTATTGAAGTTTGTGAGGACTGTCCAAGTGTCTCTTTTTACTTGCCTGTGTCTGAAGAGCAGGATAAATATTTTCAACAGGTATATGCCCCATCCTGAAAAGTGTTTAATAgcagtaatattttattattaaatttcttCTAATGTAGAGTAACCTGAGCTCATGCACTTATTGTTGCCAATTGATGATGaaagaaataatgtttatttGTTTAGTAGAAGAATAATCTTCTCTATTTTAAGTTTCCCATTCAGAAAATAGCTGTGTATATGGTATTTGTAGGGATATGGCTATCCAGGTAGTTGGGTGGGTGACCAAGGAGGTGTTTGCCTTTCCCTAATGGGTACCCTGTGCCAGGGGGTGAGCAGCCCAGCTCTGGGTTGAACAGCATCTTTCACCATCCCTTCCCAACTTTGCAGGTGTATCTGCCCTTGGACTCAAAGCCCTGCTGTAGCACATCTACTTTTGCTGCTGCCTTCAGTAAGTGTGATGGGTCAGACCTGAAAAAAAAGCCTGACAACAGCATTTTAATCACTATTCTTTCCATGTAACCTGCAGAAATGTCTTTTTGCCATTCATTGCTATTGTACCCAAGGTGCAAGCtggctattattttaatttatggaaAAACGTTGAGCATAAAGGAATGCTTCCTGGCCTCTCCTAGTTCCCTATCTTGTGGGGCAGAGGGTCGTGAGCTGGGACAGCGTAGTGCAGGCTGGCTTTCCTAGTTCTCAGAGAAATAATCCTGCAGTCCCCTGTGGGTCTTGCTTGCACCTCTGTGCCTGGTGCCAACCTTATCGCAGCTGGCAGGACCAGTCCAACCACGCAGTCCCAGGGAGCCTGTATCTTGGCAGAACAGCTATTCATTTACATACGGATGTGTTGACTTGCTCGCCTCCATTAGGTGTTGAGATCCAAGAAGTAGGGTGGTACCTGCCtcctgggatggtgcagctgCTGGTCTTCTGTCCATTGAATTCGGGCCAAAGGATAAAGTCTCCCATTAGGAGACAGTATTTTGGGTTGTTTCCCTGAATGATGTCTGCTTGTGAGTGGCATTAAAATATGTCTTACTTGAGCGGTTTGTGGCTTTGTATCATCATAAAAAAGTTAGGCTTGAGGGCCAGGTTCTGCTTGACTTCTTGACTGTGGCTTTTATTTTAGTTCAGGAAAGTTCCTAATTACTTGAATATAGCTACTAACCAGGAAGGTGTTACTATTTGCTGTTAATTGCATTTGCAGGTGCTACCACTATATTTTTGGGTCTAAAGTCATAGCTACTGTGCCATTGGGAATAAAGTCTTCAGGCATGTTTTAAGAAACAATCCCATTCTGGATACTATTTCCAGGGAGTCTATTTGTAATTTCAAGTGACCCATGTAAGATGACTGTCTTTATTACTGCATTCGATATAATTTGTCCTCACTGAATATATGTTGTTAAGTAACTAATGACCTGCCTATCTGAAGCATTCGGCTTATCACCACTAAATCTCTAATGATGAGCAAATGAGTACAGGTTGAAATGTTAGGGGTTCAGACAGCCTGTTCCTATCCTTTTTGCAAATTATCTTCCCAAGTGAATGCTTTAGGTTGCTGAACATTGTTTTcctcaacattttattttctttctgctcacATAAACTAGAAATTGATTTCATAATTCTTTCCATTCAGTAGGCTGCTTTGAATAAGAATATAGTAATTGAATAATTAATTAAAGTATAAGGTTATCCTGCTGGAAAAGGTGATTTAAGAAAAGTAGATGATTGTATGTAaggcaaattaatttatttaaacaaagcCACAGTGCTAGTCAGTTTATATATATCAGCTAAATGAAATTAGCTTTTGCATCTTAGGCCTCTGGTCATGACTTTTAACACAATCAAAACAGTAATAGTGGCCCTTTTGCCAAATCATCTGTATTTTCCAATGAAAGACCATCATAAAATGATCAGAAATATAACTAGATCTGTAAACACGATACTGCAGTGTAcatatacttatttttaaaattttgtatagGATAATAAAAGAATTTAGGCAATTTTCAAGGAGTTTTTCTGTAAAAGTAGTGCACTATCCTAACATTTTTATGCTTTCTGGGTCAGATGATCATTAAATCACTTTTTATGAATACCTTTGAGAACTTACTCTGAAAAGTTGCTCCATTGCTTCTCATTTAGTAGGAAGGAGTGTAAAAATCAACAGAGCTGATGACAGTGTCTTAGAGCTGGTTAGAGCTGTGCATTTCAGCATACTCTATTTCTTCCAACACAAGATctgttttttaatacagaaaaatgaatacatttttcacAACTCTAACTTGTCAACTAACATATTCTTAGTTTAAGTTAGGATTTTCAAAAATGTCCGTGACGGATTTGGTCACACATCTCATCTAATTCAATATTATTGAGGAGGTATAACCCTTCCAGGCACTTTTCAGAATACAGAgaagattttttaaatgaaacatttgcCTTACGTAAAAGCCGAACGGAACACAAGGGCTGTCTGCAATGGATTTGACAGGAATGCTTCTAGGATTTCTGTGGGTTACTATATAATGTTAAGATAAAATGTGTGACAATGTCTGCATTATTTGCATAGAACATGAGAATGTGGAGCTAAATATTTAATGTATGATATTTTAGTAAAGTATTTTGTTACCACAGTTCTCTGTGTTCACTTATCTTTTCAGTTGTGAGTGTATTAACATTTTGGGATGTAGTCAAGTTAGGAAGCTTGCTCCGTTTCCAGTTAAAATGAATAGACtaatagaatcaaagaatcatttaggttggaaaagacctttaagatcatcaagtccaaccataaacctaacactgcgaagtccaccactaaaccatgtccctaagcactacatctacatgtcttttaaatgcctccagggacagtcactcaactacttccctgggcagcccgttccaatgcttgaatcatagaatcatagaattgtctaggttggaagggacctctgagatcgtctagtccaaccatcaacctaactctgataaaaacaaaaaaacacatctctaaaccatgtcactaagcactatgtcaacccgtcttttgaatacctccaggaagaaagttttcccaatatccaatctaaaactcccctggtgcaatttgaagccatttcctcttgtcccatcatctgttacttgggagaagagactgacccccacctctctacaacctcctttcaagtagttgtagagagcgataaggtctcccctcagcctccttttctccaggctaaacaaccccagttccctcagttgcTCCTCGTAAGATGTGCTTTGGACCCCTCACCaactccattgcccttctctgaacaacTCTGGCACCTCAATGTCCCTTCTGTAGTGAGAggtccaaaactgaacacagtatttgaggtggggcctcaccagtccCGAGTATGGGGGTATGACCACTTCCCTTGTTCTACTctccacactgttcctgatgcaggccaggatgctgttggccttcttggccacctgggcacactgctggctcatattcagccagctgttgaccaacaccacCAGGTACTTTTCTgcccagcagctttccagccactcttccccaggcctgtaacactgcatggggttgttgtgacccaagcgcaggacctggcacttggccttgctgaatctgaatctgtttaattttctccccttctctaAAATGCCTTAGTATGTACATTCTCAAATGACTGGTTGACTCCTCTTCCTAAGGCAAATCCATAATTCCCatagaagagaaagaaatcaagAATGGGAGTGCTTTCCCAAGTATTAAGCATGCAATCCTGCCACAGTAGCCACTCTTCCCATTAACGGTCTATACATGGTGCACCTTTAAGTCAAAGGCTCCCTAAATTTTATAAACAGGCTGTGATTTGAATATAGAATGTTTTTTACAAATTACAAGAGTGTCAAATGCAAGAGTGTTAAAACCATAGCCAAGGAATGGATAAAAGACAATTTTAACCACAGTTGATACCTTTTGGAAGATCAAGATCCAACCTGAAATGGTTTTGGCTGTATCATCATAGCCAGCACTGTTTGACTGTGGCTGACTGGCATACTCCTTGGAACCTGGAAGCGCTGGGCTGTTCTCCTATCACTTAAAAGGAAAATGTCAAGTAACTGAAGCCTGTCAGTTTGTTTGCCAAACACAAGCAGTTATGAACTAAAAAACATAACTAGAAAAGGTCTCCCTTACTatctttatcttttgttttatttttttttcctcacttaccTTTCTGGtgtattttgcttgtttgtttgcatttggaTTTAAATTCATTAGTTCATTTCACCAACATATTTCCAGAAATATCTACAAATATTGTCACACTGGATAGAGGAAAGCATCTGAGTCATAAGACTTAGATATATACAGTACATAGGATATCCAgcctgaaaaaaacagatttgaATTTGCACATGTTCTGGCTGCGCAAATAGAGATTTTACCAAAGCCTAGTAATACAGTGGTTTTAAGGCTACCCTTCTAAAAAGTTCACTGAagttcattttcactgaaaaatgtaaTTGGACAATTTCAGTGATTGAGAAATAATGTTGTTGTTGCCTTATGTTTCACAAGTtcaaaaaaacattatttttgtaaggaaaaaaaaaatatccaagtcccttccaactgaaccaTATACACAAGGTCCCTTGTGTTCAGCTACTGACCTTACCTGACCTCATTTAATTTATGATGTTGGGTGCAGGGACAGAGGCCTGTGTAATCAGCTTCCTATTCCTCCGCCACCAAAAGCACTTAGAAATCACAGCCGCCCTTACACTTAGAAACCATCAGCATACAGCTGTAGGCACAGAATGTCATAAATTAGTTATGGGGTGTGATTTACACCTCCAGCTTGTAGATCTTCCAGGCGGCTCTATTCCCTTCATGTTTAATTTAATTGTTATTGCTGGAACAGCAGTTGTAAGTAAATGTTTGACTCCAGTACATAAAGGGACCTGAAGTTTTTACATGTGCTTCTGCTAGTAAAGGTTCAACGAGGGAATTAAAAAGAAGCGTGAAGTGAGCCGTGAGGCAGGAGTGGGAGTGAGCTGCAGCGTGTGTGACTAATGCAGCCTGCTCCTGCCGGGGGTGAGGAGGTGGCAGAACAGCAGCGCTTGCTGCTGGCAAGGAGAGCTCAGTGCTGAGGGTGAGAGCGTCCGACGCACCTCTGTGCTCACCTGCCCCCCAGTCCATTTTGGGGAACCCATTCCCTTATGCTGAGGCCAGACGCATCACGCCTTGCAGGTATAAGTCAAGTGGCAGGAGGTTTGCTGCCAGAAGCCACAGTAACCGAACGGTACTGACTTCTTCAGCTTTAGCAAGTGCTGCATGGAATAGGGGAGAAGCGGGGACTGGAAACTTTAGCCTGTAAACATACCAGTCTTTACTATATTCTTGAGATCTTTCAGTACTCACCAGTTCTCTAAGCTTTTAGGGAATCTTATTTTGTATACAAGTGTTGCAAAGGAAATGGTtgaatatcaaaataaaatttactgCTCCTCTATAAGAGAAAGCCAAAATACAGCAGTGCTCATGAGCACTTCCATTACCCTGCTACATAAAGAGAAACTGAATATCTGGAACCATCTCTGCCAGGGACTTAAGTTCTTTTACTGCAAAAGGGCAGCTTTCAGTCACAGATTCCATATCACAGATACAGTGCGCAGGAGACATTTAGTTCTAACAAAAAAACACCTGCCATTTCTACTTGGTGATCTTAACTGAATACCCAAAGGGAGCAGTAAGATG includes these proteins:
- the B3GALT5 gene encoding beta-1,3-galactosyltransferase 5; this encodes MKMGGTWLGLPSGWHLLALGHGLFSNEWRYMKDFRKSRLLICLVGLSCVSLWVFYNNLTEFCVFCENSQDYILPIETSRRIRGNFSQLPDINCQENPPFLVLLVTSSYDHINARMAIRQTWGQERTVAGKRLVTFFLLGGTVNLSQQADIAAESQKYKDIIQKNFTDTYYNLTLKTMMGMEWIHRFCYQSSFVMKTDTDVFVNVFYLTELLLRKNRTTRFFTGFLKLHEYPIRKRESKWYVSREEYPGKTYPPFCSGTGYVLSTDVASQIYNVSESVLFIKLEDVFVGLCLAKLKIRLEELHSEQTFFPEKITFSVSLFKKIVMCHEVKPSEQLSYWNHLVAEYHGGVL